CTCCGCGCCGACGGGCACGAGGTCACCGCGCTCACGCTCCCGGGACTGGAGCCGGCCGACGCCGACCGGGCCGCGGTCAGCCTCGCCGACCACATCGACGCGATCTGCGACGCGGTGCAGGCCGCGGGCCGGCCGGTGCTGCTCGCGGTGCACTCCGGCGCCGGGGTCCCCGGCTACGCCGCCACCGACCGGCTGCCCGGCCTGATCGCGGCGATGGTCTACGTCGACTCGGGTCCGGCGACCGGGGCACTCGACGCGGGCTTCGACGGCGTGGAGCAGCCGCTGCCCACCGACGACTTCGCCGGGCTCAGCCCGGAGCAGCTGGCGGTGTTCCGGGAGCGCGCGGTGCCCGAGCCCGGCGCGGCGCTGCGCGAGGCCCCGCCCCGGCCGGCGAACGACGCCCGGCTGGACGTCCCGAGCACGGTGATCTGCACATCGATGACCTCTGCCCAGATCAAGGCCGGGGTCGCCGACGGTGTGCCCTGGCTGGCCGGCCTCGCCGACCTGCGTGACGTCACCTACCTGGACCTGCCCACGAGTCACTGGCCCATGTGGACTCGCCCGGCCGACCTGGCCGCGCTCCTCGGCGACCTCGCCCACCGCGCCGCCGCGCACTGACCCCCCGCGCCCCCTTCGGTCCACGCCCACCGGGAACCCCGCACGTCCCTCACCCGAGCGGCCTGCAGTTTCGGGGAAACCGCACCCACCCCAGCCGAGGGGTCTGCAGTTTCGGGGATACCACACCCACCCCGTCTTGGCGGGCGGCAGCTCCCCGAAAACGCACCTACCGCACCGGAGGGCGTTGCAGTTTCGGGGAAACTGCACCAAAAGCGTGCGAATGGGCTGCAGTTTCCCCGAAACTGCAGCCCACGCGAGGCCGGCGGGGTGCTCAGACCGCGTCGGCGAGGGCCTGGTACTCCTCGTCGGTCAGGCGGATCTCGGCGGCGGCGACGTTCTCCTCCAGGTGGGACACCTTGGAGGTGCCGGGGATCGGCAGCATCACCGGCGAGCGGCGCAGCAGCCACGCCAGCGCCAGCTGCGCCGGGGAGGCGCCGTGCTGCTCGGCCGCCGTGGCCAGCGGGCCGCCGGGCCGGGCCAGCTCGCCGGTCGCGATCGGGAACCACGGGATGAACCCCAGATTCTCCCTCTCGCAGTGGCCGAGCACGTCCTCGGCGCCGCGGTTGGCGATGTTGTACAGGTTCTGCACGCTCACGATCGTGGCGAGCTTGCGGCACTGCTCGATCTGCTCGACCGACACCTCGGACAGCCCGATGTGCCGGATCTTGCCCTCCTGCTGCAGCAGCACCAGCTCGCCGATCTGGTCCTCCAGCGGCACCTTCGCGTCGATGCGGTGCAGCTGGTAGAGGTCGATACGCTCCAGGCCCAGGTGGCGCAGGCTCAGCTCGCACTGCTGGCGCAGGTACTCCGGGCGAGCCAGCGGGCGCCAGTCGTCCGGCCCGGCACGGGTCAGCCCGCCCTTGGTCGCGATGACCAGCCCGTCCGGGTACGGGTGCAGCGCCTTCTTGATCAGCATCTCGCTGACGAAGGGGCCGTAGGAGTCGGCGGTGTCGATGAGGTCGACGCCCAGCTCGACGGCGCGGCGCAGGACGCGCACGGCCTCGTCCGGGTCGGCCGGGTCGCCCCAGATGCCGGGGCCGGTCAGCTGCATCGCGCCGTAACCGAGCCGGGCGACGTCGAGATCGCCGCCGATCGTGAAGCGGCCGGCGGCCGCCGCGGGAAGGGTCTGCGTGGTCATCGTCGCTCCTCGCCTCGTGCTGGGGAGGGTCTGGCCCGCAGCTCAGCCTATCGGCCGGGGTGCCCGCCCGCGGCGGTTCGGGCAGTCGAGGGGGCCGTCCCACCCGGGCAGGGGCGGGACGGCCCGTGGCCGCGCGAGCTGGATCAGGGCTGCGCGACCAGGCGGAACGACTGCGCGCCCGTGCCGTTGCAGGTGTACTGCACGAGCTGGACGCTGTCGGCGGTGGACGCGGCGGGCACGTCGACGCACTTGCCGCTGTGCCGCGCCGTGAAGTGGTAGTACCCGCTGCCTTCGGAGACGGGCAGCCACTGCTGGTTGTTGCCGCCGCCGTACGCCCACAGGTGCAGCACCGCGTTGTCGGCGGTCGACACCCCGCTGACGTCGATGACCTGCGCCGGGTTGTTGCGGTTCTCGATCCGCACGTAGCCGTTGCTGGTCGGGGTGAACCGGAACTGCTGGGCGTAGCTGTTGTTGCAGGTGTACTGCTGGATGGCGGTGCCGTTGGCGGTGCCCGACGAGCGCGCGTCCACGCACTTGTTGCTGGTCTTGTTGACCACGCTGTACCAGGTCGTCGACGAGATGGGACCGCCCGGCGTGCCGCCCGACCCGAACGGGCTCAGGATGATGCTCGCCGAGCGCGGGTCGCCGTCGTGCACCAGCGACTCGAACGCGCCGACGTCGTCGAACGCGAACGCGTACGCCTTGCCGTCCACCATGTTCGCGTGGATGATCTTGGCGTACTGGTTGGTCGGGCTGTTCTGGTAGAACTGCGCCGCGTTGGTGCTCGGCTGGGTGTCGACGGTGCCGAGCGTGCCGCGGTTGAGCGCGGCGCACAGCGTGCGCGCGATCGGGCCGACGACCAGGTCGTTGGGCGCCTGCAGGTTGCCGTCGCAGCCCCACACGTGGGCGCTGGTCGGCTTGTTGAACGAGGCGACCTGCTGGCCCGCGCTGTTGGTGAAGTTCATGACGTTGCCGCTGGTCCGCCCGAAGTAGCGGGTGTTGGGCTGGTCGGTGAACGGCACCACGGTCAGCGTCTTGCTCGTGTACGCGTTCCACGCGGAGGTGATGTAGCTGTCCAGGTACGTGGTGCTGAACAGCCCGGCCCCGGCGGCCTTGCCCGGTGCGAGCACCCGCAGCACGGTGCCGTCGGAGCGGGTGTAGACGGTGTTCGCCCAGCCGGACTGCGCCTTGATCTGGTTGATCACGTTGTTGCGGCCGTTGGAGACCACGTCGCCGGTGCGCTTGGTGGCGCCGGACGCGCCGGTCACGGTGACGGCGTGCGGGATGGCGAACATGTCCACCTGCGAGCTGTTGAGCCACAGGCCCGCGTCGTTGTAGGTGAACTCGCTCCAGTCGAACAGGATGTTGTAGTTCGCGTCGCCGGACGCCCACGGCGCGGGCTGCACCAGGCCGTCGGGGGTGAGGAAGAACTTGAGCTTCTCACCCATGGAGAAGTACGCCCGGCCGGAGAAGCCGCGCGGGAACCGGACGGTGGTGCTGCCGCCGTTGCCGGGACCGGCGATCGCCACGTCGGGGGCGGGGGAGGGCGGGAGCTGCCCGCCGGTCCACGGCGTGAACGCACCGGCCGCGTTGACATAGCCGAGCCGGCCGCTGCTGAGCTGGATGCCGATGACGTAGACCCAGACGGCCTCGCTGCGGCCGGTGTTGTTGGTGATGGTGACGGGGAGCGGATCGGGTCCGATCGCCGCGGCGGGCGCCGCGGACGCGGCGACGGCCGCGGGCACGGCCAGCGCCAGTGCGGCTAGCGCGCCGCAGACCCTTTTTCGGGTACGCATGAAGAGCCCTCGCTTCCGGGAGTGGGACGGGGTTCAGGGCGCCGCCCGGTGGGCTTGCCGGGCGGGTGTTCGCTGCCGCAGCGGGCCCGGCTGCGAGAGCGCTCTCGTCCAGAGAGCGCTCTCACGTTACGGCCACGAAACGCCCACCGTCAATGGACGGCGGGCGTCTCGCTCTGCCGCGCTGGTCAGAAGCTGCTGAGCAGCTTCACGAACGTCTCGTCGAGCATCGTCGGATCCTGCGCGTCGAACGTCTTGCCGGCACTCGCCTTGGCGATCGCCTGCAGCGTCTTCAGGTCGGAGCTCTTGTCGAACGCGATGCAGAAGACCTTCACCGGCCGGTCCGGGTCCAGCGCGATGTCCTTCAGCAGCTTCTTGAGGTCGTTGTCGGCCGGGTACTCGTTCTCGCCGTCGGTCAGCACGACCACCGCGTTGACGCGGGTGCGGTCGTAGTTGGCCAGCATGTAGTGGTGCGCGGCGCGCACCGTGGCGTAGAGCGCGGTCAGCCCGCCCGGCTTCATGGCGCGCAGCTTGGCCGTGTACGCGCCGGAGTCCAGCTTCGACAGCGGATACTGCACCCGGTAGGGCAGCCGCTCGCCGCCCTGCCGCGACGAGAACGCCCACAGCCCGACCCGGTCCTCGCTGTTGAGCAGCGCGATGCCGTCCGAGGCCGCCTCGACGGCCACCTCCAGCCGGGTGCGGCCGTTGACCTGGTTGGCCGTCATCGAACCGGAGACGTCCACCGCCATCAGGATGTTGGCCTTCTTGCGCAGGGTGGCCCAGTTCGCCTTGATCGCCTGCACCACGCCCGGCGCGGGCGGCTCGAAGTACTTCTGCACCGCCTCCTGGCCGCCGACCGTCGCGATGAGATCCTTCGATGCCACCATCTCGTGGTCGCGGAAGCCGATCGCCTCGAACTCCGCCTGCTGCTCGGGCTCCTGCAGGAACGCCAGGAAGTCCGCCGCACCGCGTTGCTGCGCCGCGCTCGCCCGGGGCAGCACCACATACGGGTGGTCCAGGTTGAACGTGCCCTCCTTCGGGTAGAGCGCGACGAGCGGCTCCTTCGGCTTCTTACCCGGGGTGGGGCTCAGCTCGCCCTGGTTGTAGAGGTAGACCAGCTCCTCCTGGGTCACGATCGCGCTCAGGTCGGACGCGGCGGCGCCCTCCACGGTGGACAGGTCCACGGCCGCCAGCGAGCGGAGCAGATCCACCACGTCGTCGCTGTAGTGCGACACATTGGCCTCGATCCGCCGCACGAACCGGGTCACGTCCGCGTTGCGGATGTCGGCCTCGGTCAGGTCGCTGGAGCTGTTCGACGCCGCGTAATACGCCGCGATCGTGGCCGCCAGGCCCGAGGTGGACAGGTTCGGGTTGTCCTTGCCGAAGGTGAACCGGCCCCACTCCGGTTTCCCGAACGACGCCCAGCCCTGCTCGCCGGACATGCCCAGGATGTCGCCCCAGCCCAGCGGGCCGCGCTGCTTCACCTGCGCCGCCTTCGCCGCGGGCATCGCGATGACCAGCGGGCTGTTGGCGATCGACGGGAACTCGGTGCCGCCCGGCGTCTGCGGGGCGCGCTTGTTCGCGCGGTCCAGCAGCTCCAGCTGCCCGGTCCACAGCGTCGAGGTCGGCAGCCAGACCTGCGGCTCCGGGATCCGGTTGCCCGCGACCTCGGCCCAGTTGCCGGCCAGCGCCTCCATCGCCTGGCCGGAGGTCAGGCCGTGCACGCTGATCTGCGCGCACTCGCCGCCGTACGCCCGGCCGCTGTCGTTGTAGCGCCGGGCCAGCTTCTCCACCTGCACGTTCTTCTCCGTGGAGGAGACCACGTCCAGGCGTACGCAGTCCGTGGGGCCGAAGCCGCCGCCGTAGCGCCCGTACAGGTAACCGCCCGCGGCCAGCGCCACGGTGAGCAGCGCCGCGACCGCGACCGGCCAGCGGCGACGGCGGCGCGGCGGCTGCGGCCCGACCGGCTCGGGGCCGCGCGGGGCGGGCACCGTCGGGCCGGCCATCGTGCCCGGACCGGCCACGTCCTGGCGGGTCGGCGGCACCGGCGGGACGGCACCGAAGTCGGGTGCGGTCCGGCGCGGGTCGGCCGCGGTCGCGGCGGCCGTACGCGGGTCGACCGGCAGCCGTGGCGCGGTCTGCGTCGGCGGAGCGGGGGAGACCGGCTGCGCGGTGATCGTGGGAGGGCTCGCCGGGACGGTCGGCGGCGGCGCGGGCACCGCGACGGCCGTCGCGGCGTCGCTGCCCTCGCGCAGCGCGGCGTTCAGCGGCACCGCCCCGTGGCCCAGCAGCCGCAGCAGCACCTGCTCGGCGGTCGGGCGGGCGTGCTGGTCCTTGGCCAGGCACTCCTGCACCAGGCCCAGCAGCGGCCCGGACAGGTTGCTCAGGTCCGGCTCCTCGTGCAGCACCCGGGCCATCACGGTGGCCATCGAGTCGTGCCCGAACGGGCCCCGGCCCGAGGACGCGAACGCCATGGTGGCCGCCCAGCCGAACACGTCGCAGCTGGGGCCGACGTCGACGTTGCGGAAGCGCTCCGGCGCCATGTACGGCACGGTGCCCATCACGTTGCCGGTCATCGTCTCCGAGCCGAGCGCGCGGGCGATGCCGAAGTCGATGACGCGCGGGCCGTCCCCGCCGAGGATCACGTTGTCCGGCTTGAAGTCGCAGTGCACCACCCCGGCCTGGTGGATCGCGGCCAGCGCGGTCGCGGTGCCCACGGCCAGCCGGTAGAGCGCGTTGCCGGACAGCGGGCCGTTCCCGCGCACGTGCCTGTGCAGCGTCAGGCCCTCGATGTACTCGCTGACGACGTACGGCGGCTCGGCGTCGAGCTCGGCCTCCAGCACCTGCGCCGTGCAGAACGTCGCCACGCGCTGCGCGGCGGCGATCTCCTTGGCGAAGCGGGCCCGCGCGCGGGCGTGCTGGCGCAGGTCGATGCTGAGCATCTTGACCGCCACGCGCCGCTCGTCGCCGTCCACACCGAGGTAGACGACGCCCTGCCCGCCCTGTCCCAGCCGGCCGATGAGCCGGTACGGCCCCGCCTCGCGGGGATCGTGGGCCGTCAGGGGCGCGACGTTCGGCATCGGAGCACCGGCCGCACCGGACATCCGCCCTCCTGAAAGT
The Catellatospora sp. IY07-71 DNA segment above includes these coding regions:
- a CDS encoding alpha/beta fold hydrolase; the encoded protein is MASAPIILVPGFWLGGWAWDDVAARLRADGHEVTALTLPGLEPADADRAAVSLADHIDAICDAVQAAGRPVLLAVHSGAGVPGYAATDRLPGLIAAMVYVDSGPATGALDAGFDGVEQPLPTDDFAGLSPEQLAVFRERAVPEPGAALREAPPRPANDARLDVPSTVICTSMTSAQIKAGVADGVPWLAGLADLRDVTYLDLPTSHWPMWTRPADLAALLGDLAHRAAAH
- a CDS encoding aldo/keto reductase is translated as MTTQTLPAAAAGRFTIGGDLDVARLGYGAMQLTGPGIWGDPADPDEAVRVLRRAVELGVDLIDTADSYGPFVSEMLIKKALHPYPDGLVIATKGGLTRAGPDDWRPLARPEYLRQQCELSLRHLGLERIDLYQLHRIDAKVPLEDQIGELVLLQQEGKIRHIGLSEVSVEQIEQCRKLATIVSVQNLYNIANRGAEDVLGHCERENLGFIPWFPIATGELARPGGPLATAAEQHGASPAQLALAWLLRRSPVMLPIPGTSKVSHLEENVAAAEIRLTDEEYQALADAV
- a CDS encoding beta-1,3-glucanase family protein, with translation MRTRKRVCGALAALALAVPAAVAASAAPAAAIGPDPLPVTITNNTGRSEAVWVYVIGIQLSSGRLGYVNAAGAFTPWTGGQLPPSPAPDVAIAGPGNGGSTTVRFPRGFSGRAYFSMGEKLKFFLTPDGLVQPAPWASGDANYNILFDWSEFTYNDAGLWLNSSQVDMFAIPHAVTVTGASGATKRTGDVVSNGRNNVINQIKAQSGWANTVYTRSDGTVLRVLAPGKAAGAGLFSTTYLDSYITSAWNAYTSKTLTVVPFTDQPNTRYFGRTSGNVMNFTNSAGQQVASFNKPTSAHVWGCDGNLQAPNDLVVGPIARTLCAALNRGTLGTVDTQPSTNAAQFYQNSPTNQYAKIIHANMVDGKAYAFAFDDVGAFESLVHDGDPRSASIILSPFGSGGTPGGPISSTTWYSVVNKTSNKCVDARSSGTANGTAIQQYTCNNSYAQQFRFTPTSNGYVRIENRNNPAQVIDVSGVSTADNAVLHLWAYGGGNNQQWLPVSEGSGYYHFTARHSGKCVDVPAASTADSVQLVQYTCNGTGAQSFRLVAQP
- a CDS encoding extracellular solute-binding protein yields the protein MPNVAPLTAHDPREAGPYRLIGRLGQGGQGVVYLGVDGDERRVAVKMLSIDLRQHARARARFAKEIAAAQRVATFCTAQVLEAELDAEPPYVVSEYIEGLTLHRHVRGNGPLSGNALYRLAVGTATALAAIHQAGVVHCDFKPDNVILGGDGPRVIDFGIARALGSETMTGNVMGTVPYMAPERFRNVDVGPSCDVFGWAATMAFASSGRGPFGHDSMATVMARVLHEEPDLSNLSGPLLGLVQECLAKDQHARPTAEQVLLRLLGHGAVPLNAALREGSDAATAVAVPAPPPTVPASPPTITAQPVSPAPPTQTAPRLPVDPRTAAATAADPRRTAPDFGAVPPVPPTRQDVAGPGTMAGPTVPAPRGPEPVGPQPPRRRRRWPVAVAALLTVALAAGGYLYGRYGGGFGPTDCVRLDVVSSTEKNVQVEKLARRYNDSGRAYGGECAQISVHGLTSGQAMEALAGNWAEVAGNRIPEPQVWLPTSTLWTGQLELLDRANKRAPQTPGGTEFPSIANSPLVIAMPAAKAAQVKQRGPLGWGDILGMSGEQGWASFGKPEWGRFTFGKDNPNLSTSGLAATIAAYYAASNSSSDLTEADIRNADVTRFVRRIEANVSHYSDDVVDLLRSLAAVDLSTVEGAAASDLSAIVTQEELVYLYNQGELSPTPGKKPKEPLVALYPKEGTFNLDHPYVVLPRASAAQQRGAADFLAFLQEPEQQAEFEAIGFRDHEMVASKDLIATVGGQEAVQKYFEPPAPGVVQAIKANWATLRKKANILMAVDVSGSMTANQVNGRTRLEVAVEAASDGIALLNSEDRVGLWAFSSRQGGERLPYRVQYPLSKLDSGAYTAKLRAMKPGGLTALYATVRAAHHYMLANYDRTRVNAVVVLTDGENEYPADNDLKKLLKDIALDPDRPVKVFCIAFDKSSDLKTLQAIAKASAGKTFDAQDPTMLDETFVKLLSSF